A window from Pseudomonas sp. MRSN 12121 encodes these proteins:
- a CDS encoding UTRA domain-containing protein, which yields MREEAVKAVTAIGQVLQEQIDHGLLAPGSKLPAERKLSELFGTTRITVREALLQLEAQGQIYREERRGWFVSPPRLAYNLMQRSHFHAMVSAQGRLPSTEVISARLQPASAAVCAWLQLPALSSVIQICRARRIDERLVLYVEHYLNPQYFPGILDFDLDQSITELYARHYDLHYGRVRFEIVPTSLPVEAAAALKVSAGSPGLRIARVNYDQHQRLIDCDLEFWRHDAIHVGVDVA from the coding sequence ATGCGTGAAGAGGCAGTCAAGGCGGTGACAGCCATTGGGCAGGTCCTGCAGGAACAGATCGATCACGGCTTGCTGGCGCCCGGCAGCAAGCTGCCGGCCGAGCGCAAGCTCAGCGAGTTGTTCGGTACCACCCGGATCACCGTGCGCGAAGCCTTGCTGCAATTGGAGGCCCAGGGGCAGATCTATCGCGAGGAGCGGCGTGGCTGGTTCGTCTCGCCGCCGCGCCTGGCCTACAACCTGATGCAGCGCAGCCATTTCCACGCCATGGTCAGCGCCCAGGGGCGGCTGCCCTCCACCGAAGTGATCAGCGCGCGGTTGCAACCGGCTTCGGCGGCGGTCTGTGCCTGGCTACAGCTGCCGGCGCTGTCCAGCGTGATCCAGATCTGTCGGGCGCGGCGTATCGACGAGCGCCTGGTGCTGTATGTCGAGCACTACCTCAACCCGCAGTATTTCCCGGGCATCCTCGATTTCGACCTCGACCAGTCGATCACCGAGCTGTATGCGCGGCACTACGATTTGCATTACGGCCGGGTGCGTTTCGAGATCGTGCCGACGTCGCTGCCGGTGGAGGCGGCGGCTGCGCTGAAGGTGTCGGCGGGCAGCCCGGGGCTGAGGATCGCCCGCGTCAACTACGACCAGCATCAGCGCCTGATCGACTGCGACCTGGAGTTCTGGCGCCATGACGCGATCCATGTCGGTGTCGATGTGGCCTGA
- a CDS encoding ABC transporter substrate-binding protein: MKQLFLASLLGSTIALCTAAMAADTDLKTLEAAAKAEGAVNSVGMPDDWANWKGTWEDLARNYGLKHIDTDMSSAQEIAKFAAEKDNASADIGDVGAAFGPIAVKQGVVQPYKPSTWAQVPDWAKDKDGNWALAYTGTIAFIVNKKLLHGSEAPKSWADLEKGKYKVSIGDVSTAAQAANGVLAAAIAKGGDEKNIQPALLMFAEIAKQGRLSLANPTIATMEKGEVEVGVVWDFNGLSYRNKMVNKDDYIVLIPSDGSVISGYTTIINKYAKHPNAAKLAREYIFSDAGQINLARGNARPIRAEHLTLPADVQANLLPNEQYKKVTPIKDADAWEKTSKALPQKWQEEVIINMQ, from the coding sequence ATGAAACAGCTTTTCCTGGCATCACTGTTAGGCTCGACCATCGCCCTGTGCACCGCCGCCATGGCCGCTGATACCGACTTGAAGACCCTCGAGGCCGCGGCGAAAGCCGAAGGCGCCGTCAACAGCGTCGGCATGCCCGACGACTGGGCCAACTGGAAAGGGACCTGGGAAGACCTGGCCAGGAACTACGGCCTCAAGCACATCGACACCGACATGAGCTCGGCCCAGGAGATCGCCAAGTTCGCCGCCGAGAAAGACAACGCCAGCGCCGACATCGGCGACGTGGGCGCCGCATTCGGCCCGATCGCGGTCAAGCAGGGCGTGGTCCAGCCTTACAAGCCAAGCACCTGGGCGCAGGTCCCGGACTGGGCCAAGGACAAGGACGGCAACTGGGCGCTGGCCTACACCGGCACCATCGCCTTCATCGTCAACAAGAAGCTGCTGCACGGTTCCGAGGCGCCGAAAAGCTGGGCCGACCTGGAAAAAGGCAAGTACAAGGTGTCCATCGGCGACGTGAGCACCGCCGCCCAGGCCGCCAACGGCGTGCTGGCCGCGGCCATCGCCAAGGGCGGCGATGAAAAGAACATCCAGCCCGCGCTGCTGATGTTCGCCGAGATCGCCAAGCAGGGCCGCCTGTCGCTGGCCAACCCGACCATCGCCACCATGGAAAAGGGCGAAGTGGAAGTGGGCGTGGTCTGGGACTTCAACGGCCTGAGCTACCGCAACAAGATGGTCAACAAGGATGACTACATCGTGCTGATCCCGTCGGACGGCTCGGTGATCTCCGGCTACACCACCATCATCAACAAATACGCCAAGCACCCGAACGCGGCCAAGCTGGCCCGCGAGTACATCTTCAGCGATGCCGGGCAGATCAACCTGGCCCGCGGCAATGCGCGGCCGATCCGTGCCGAGCACCTGACCCTGCCGGCCGACGTCCAGGCCAACCTGCTGCCCAACGAGCAGTACAAGAAGGTCACGCCGATCAAGGACGCCGACGCCTGGGAGAAGACCTCCAAGGCCCTGCCGCAGAAGTGGCAGGAAGAAGTGATCATCAACATGCAGTAA
- a CDS encoding alkaline phosphatase family protein has translation MPHTVILVVLDGLNHEVARHAMGHLQAYVGAGRAALYKLECELPALSRPLYECILTGVPPIDSGIVHNNVSRLSSQRSIFHYARAAGRSTAAAAYHWVSELYNRSPFDPARDRHTDDQALPIQHGHFYWNDHYPDSHLFADAEHLRRRHAPDFLLVHPMNIDDAGHKHGLDSPQYRNSARTADILLADCLQGWLDAGYQVLVTADHGMNNDRSHNGLLAEERQVPLFVLGDAFSLDLAATPQQTELCGTVCELLGVPHDKPVCRELLK, from the coding sequence ATGCCCCACACCGTCATCCTTGTCGTGCTCGACGGCCTCAACCACGAGGTCGCCCGCCATGCCATGGGACACCTTCAAGCCTACGTCGGCGCAGGACGCGCAGCGTTGTACAAACTGGAATGTGAACTGCCGGCCCTGTCCCGACCGCTCTACGAATGCATCCTCACCGGCGTGCCGCCGATCGACAGCGGCATCGTGCACAACAATGTCTCGCGCCTGTCCAGCCAGCGCAGCATTTTCCACTATGCCCGCGCCGCCGGACGCAGCACCGCCGCCGCGGCCTACCACTGGGTGAGCGAGCTGTACAACCGCTCCCCCTTCGACCCCGCCCGGGATCGCCACACCGACGACCAGGCGCTGCCGATCCAGCACGGGCACTTCTACTGGAACGACCACTACCCCGACTCCCATCTGTTCGCCGACGCCGAACACCTGCGACGGCGCCACGCGCCGGACTTTCTGCTGGTGCACCCGATGAACATCGACGACGCCGGGCACAAGCACGGCCTCGACAGCCCGCAATACCGCAACAGCGCCCGCACCGCCGACATCCTCCTCGCCGACTGCCTGCAAGGCTGGCTGGACGCCGGCTACCAGGTCCTGGTGACCGCCGACCACGGCATGAACAACGACCGCTCCCACAACGGCCTGCTGGCCGAGGAGCGGCAAGTGCCGCTGTTCGTCCTGGGCGATGCCTTCAGCCTGGATCTCGCGGCGACCCCGCAACAGACCGAGCTGTGCGGCACTGTCTGCGAGCTGCTCGGCGTGCCCCACGACAAACCTGTGTGCCGGGAGCTGCTCAAGTGA
- a CDS encoding ABC transporter permease subunit yields MNALTRGKWLAILCLLPFALFFIVFQIAPLLWVLVNSLQSEEFGWGLANFNKIFSSKFYLQAIQYSLEISFWSSLFGIVIAILGSYSLRRVDSKLRNFVNAFANMTSNFAGVPLAFAFIILLGFNGSITIMLKQAGIIQDFNLYSKTGLIILYTYFQIPLGVLLLYPAFDALREDWRESAALLGASGWQFWRHIGLPVLTPALLGTFVILLANALGAYATVYALTTGNFNVLPIRIAAMVSGDISLDPNMASALAVVLVALMTLVTIVHQLLLKRSYHVSR; encoded by the coding sequence GTGAATGCCCTCACCCGCGGCAAGTGGCTGGCGATCCTCTGCCTGCTGCCCTTCGCCCTGTTCTTCATCGTGTTCCAGATCGCCCCGCTGCTCTGGGTGCTGGTCAACAGCCTGCAATCGGAAGAGTTCGGCTGGGGCCTGGCCAACTTCAACAAGATCTTCAGCTCCAAGTTCTACCTGCAGGCGATCCAGTACAGCCTGGAGATCAGTTTCTGGTCGAGCCTGTTCGGCATCGTCATCGCGATTCTCGGCAGCTACTCGCTGCGCCGGGTCGACTCGAAGCTGCGCAACTTCGTCAACGCCTTCGCCAACATGACCAGCAATTTCGCCGGCGTGCCGCTGGCGTTCGCGTTCATCATCCTGCTGGGTTTCAACGGCAGCATCACCATCATGCTCAAGCAGGCGGGGATCATTCAGGACTTCAACCTGTACTCCAAGACCGGCCTGATCATCCTCTACACCTACTTCCAGATTCCCCTGGGCGTGCTGCTGCTCTACCCGGCCTTCGACGCCCTGCGCGAAGACTGGCGCGAATCCGCCGCCTTGCTCGGCGCCAGCGGCTGGCAGTTCTGGCGCCATATCGGCCTGCCGGTGCTGACCCCGGCGCTGCTCGGCACCTTCGTGATCCTGCTGGCCAATGCCCTGGGCGCCTACGCCACGGTCTACGCGCTGACCACCGGCAACTTCAACGTGCTGCCGATCCGTATCGCCGCCATGGTTTCCGGCGATATCTCCCTGGACCCGAACATGGCCAGCGCCCTGGCCGTGGTGCTGGTGGCGCTGATGACCCTGGTGACCATCGTCCATCAGTTGCTGCTGAAGAGGAGCTACCATGTCTCGCGCTGA
- a CDS encoding ABC transporter permease, whose translation MSRAEPGSAALYHRIVVYLLFAILLLPLAGTLVYSIASSWSATILPSGFTFKWYLQLWSDPRFLHAFGQSLLVCVGALILSVVLILPLLFVVHYHFPRLDALMNILILLPFAVPPVVSSVGLLQLYGSGPFAMVGTPWILVGCYFTVALPFMYRAITNNLQAINLRDLMDAAQLLGASTWQAAFLVVLPNLRKGLMVALLLSFSFLFGEFVFANILVGTRYETLQVYLNNMRNSSGHFTSALVISYFFFVLVLTWAANILNKDKSP comes from the coding sequence ATGTCTCGCGCTGAACCCGGCTCCGCCGCCCTCTACCACCGGATCGTGGTCTACCTGCTGTTCGCCATCCTGCTGCTGCCGCTGGCCGGCACCCTGGTCTACTCGATCGCCAGCAGCTGGTCGGCGACCATCCTGCCCAGCGGCTTCACCTTCAAGTGGTACCTGCAGCTGTGGAGCGATCCGCGCTTCCTGCATGCCTTCGGCCAGTCGCTGCTGGTCTGCGTCGGCGCGCTGATCCTGTCGGTGGTGCTGATCCTGCCGCTGCTGTTCGTGGTGCATTACCATTTCCCCCGGCTCGACGCGCTGATGAACATCCTGATCCTGCTGCCGTTCGCGGTGCCGCCGGTGGTGTCCTCGGTGGGCCTGTTGCAACTCTATGGCTCGGGGCCGTTCGCCATGGTCGGCACGCCATGGATCCTGGTCGGTTGCTACTTCACCGTGGCCCTGCCCTTCATGTACCGGGCGATCACCAACAACCTGCAGGCGATCAACCTGCGCGACCTGATGGACGCCGCCCAACTGCTGGGCGCCAGCACCTGGCAGGCGGCGTTCCTGGTGGTACTGCCGAACCTGCGCAAGGGCCTGATGGTGGCCCTGCTGCTGTCGTTCTCGTTCCTGTTCGGCGAGTTCGTGTTCGCCAATATCCTGGTGGGGACGCGCTACGAAACCCTGCAGGTGTACCTGAACAACATGCGCAACAGCAGCGGGCATTTCACCAGCGCGCTGGTGATTTCCTACTTCTTCTTCGTGCTGGTCCTGACCTGGGCCGCCAACATCCTGAACAAGGACAAAAGCCCATGA
- a CDS encoding ABC transporter ATP-binding protein yields MSYISIQHLQKSYASPGYAGTPVFSDINCEIRKGEFVTLLGPSGCGKSTLLRCIAGLTPVDAGQILLDGHDIVPLSPQKRGIGMVFQSYALFPNMTVEQNVAFGLRMQKVNADESHKRVLEALRLVELHDFASRYPHQLSGGQCQRVALARSLVTRPRLLLLDEPLSALDARIRKHLREQIRQIQRELELTTIFVTHDQEEALTMSDRIFLMNQGRIVQSGDAETLYTAPVDVFAAGFIGNYNLLDAESASRLLQRPVSGRIAIRPEAIELRKDGEPDAQIRSHSLLGNVIRYRVETRGVELVVDVLNRSPDDLHADGQRLALSIDPAALCEVA; encoded by the coding sequence ATGAGCTACATCAGCATCCAACACCTGCAGAAGAGCTACGCCTCGCCAGGATACGCCGGCACCCCGGTGTTCAGCGACATCAACTGCGAAATCCGCAAGGGCGAGTTCGTCACCCTGCTCGGCCCGTCCGGCTGCGGCAAGTCCACCCTACTGCGCTGCATCGCCGGCCTGACCCCGGTGGACGCCGGCCAGATCCTCCTCGACGGCCACGACATCGTGCCGCTGAGCCCGCAGAAACGCGGGATCGGCATGGTGTTCCAGAGCTACGCGCTGTTCCCCAACATGACCGTGGAACAGAATGTGGCGTTCGGCCTGCGCATGCAGAAGGTCAATGCCGACGAAAGCCACAAGCGCGTGCTCGAAGCCCTGCGCCTGGTGGAACTGCACGACTTCGCCAGCCGTTATCCCCATCAGCTGTCCGGCGGTCAGTGCCAGCGCGTGGCCCTGGCCCGCTCGCTGGTGACCCGGCCGCGCCTGTTGCTGCTGGACGAGCCGCTATCGGCCCTGGACGCGCGGATCCGCAAGCACCTGCGCGAGCAGATCCGGCAGATCCAGCGCGAGCTGGAGCTGACCACGATATTCGTGACCCACGACCAGGAAGAAGCGCTGACGATGTCCGACCGCATCTTCCTGATGAACCAGGGCAGGATCGTCCAGAGCGGCGACGCCGAGACGCTCTACACCGCACCGGTGGATGTGTTCGCCGCCGGCTTCATCGGCAACTACAACCTGCTGGACGCCGAAAGCGCCAGCCGGCTGCTGCAACGCCCGGTCAGCGGGCGCATCGCGATTCGCCCCGAGGCCATCGAGCTGCGCAAGGACGGCGAACCCGACGCGCAGATCCGCAGCCACAGCCTGCTGGGCAACGTCATCCGTTACCGGGTCGAGACCCGCGGCGTGGAACTGGTGGTGGACGTCTTGAACCGTTCGCCGGACGATCTGCACGCCGACGGCCAACGCCTGGCACTTTCCATCGATCCCGCGGCCCTCTGTGAGGTAGCCTGA
- a CDS encoding HAD family phosphatase: MALAIFDLDETLIHGDCATLWSEQMGRLGWVDSESFMRRNNELMDAYSHGKLQMEEFMAFSLEPMAGRTPEEVEHLVAPWVEDVIEPIIFSDACKAIAAHRQAGDRILVISASGTHLVKPIAERLGIDEVLGIELEVLHGVYSGNTLGTLTYREGKVTRLLEWLDAEEENLEGASFYSDSRNDLPLLLKVDQPHVVNPDPVLREHAEKAGWPIHQWK; the protein is encoded by the coding sequence ATGGCCCTGGCAATTTTTGATCTGGACGAAACCCTGATCCACGGCGACTGCGCCACCCTCTGGAGCGAACAGATGGGGCGCCTGGGCTGGGTCGACAGCGAGTCCTTCATGCGTCGCAACAATGAGCTGATGGACGCCTACAGCCACGGCAAGCTGCAAATGGAGGAGTTCATGGCCTTCAGCCTGGAGCCGATGGCCGGTCGTACCCCGGAAGAGGTCGAACACCTGGTGGCCCCCTGGGTCGAGGACGTGATCGAACCGATCATCTTCAGCGATGCCTGCAAGGCCATCGCCGCCCACCGCCAGGCCGGCGACCGGATCCTGGTGATCTCGGCCTCGGGCACCCATCTGGTCAAGCCCATCGCCGAGCGCCTGGGCATCGATGAAGTGCTCGGGATCGAGCTGGAGGTGCTGCACGGCGTCTACAGCGGCAACACCCTGGGCACCCTGACCTACCGCGAAGGCAAGGTCACGCGCCTGCTGGAATGGCTCGATGCCGAAGAGGAAAACCTTGAAGGCGCGAGCTTCTATTCCGACTCGCGCAATGACCTGCCGCTGCTACTGAAGGTCGACCAGCCCCATGTGGTCAACCCGGACCCGGTGCTGCGTGAACATGCGGAAAAGGCCGGCTGGCCGATTCATCAGTGGAAATAA
- a CDS encoding zinc-binding dehydrogenase: MKALQGVEGHVEWVEEPSPTCDVGQVRIRVAAAGLNRADLLQRAGLYPPPPGASKVLGLECSGVISEVGPGSSWQVGDRVCALLAGGGMAEEVVVDARHVLPVPEGLSLAEAAALPEVYSTAWLNLFQLAALKPGEKVLLHAGASGVGSAAIQLCKAFGNPCWVSVGSADRLAYCEALGAQGGVVRTDGLDSLRDFGPFDVILDPVGANYAADNVKLLALDGRWVLIGLMGGREAQLDLAQVLGKRIQLLGSTLRSRGEQFKADLFSDLSQQVWPLFAEGRLSPQLARTFPIADAEAAFAELAGNQVSGKLVLVIDETLV, translated from the coding sequence GTGAAAGCATTGCAAGGCGTTGAAGGTCATGTGGAGTGGGTTGAAGAGCCGAGTCCGACGTGCGACGTAGGACAAGTACGAATTCGTGTGGCGGCCGCCGGATTGAACCGCGCCGACCTGTTGCAGCGGGCCGGGCTCTATCCGCCGCCGCCGGGCGCCAGCAAGGTGCTGGGCCTGGAATGTTCCGGGGTGATCAGCGAAGTCGGTCCGGGTTCTTCGTGGCAGGTCGGCGATCGGGTCTGCGCGTTGCTGGCCGGTGGCGGCATGGCCGAGGAAGTGGTGGTCGACGCGCGTCATGTGCTGCCGGTCCCCGAAGGCCTGTCCCTGGCGGAAGCGGCGGCGTTGCCCGAGGTGTACAGCACGGCGTGGTTGAACCTGTTCCAGCTGGCGGCCCTCAAGCCGGGGGAAAAGGTCTTGTTGCATGCTGGCGCCAGTGGCGTCGGTTCGGCGGCGATCCAGTTGTGCAAGGCGTTCGGCAACCCGTGCTGGGTCAGCGTCGGTTCCGCCGACCGCCTGGCCTACTGCGAGGCGCTGGGCGCCCAGGGCGGTGTGGTGCGTACCGACGGCCTGGACAGCCTGCGGGATTTCGGGCCGTTCGATGTGATCCTCGACCCGGTCGGCGCCAACTATGCGGCGGATAACGTCAAGTTGCTGGCTCTGGACGGACGCTGGGTGCTGATTGGCCTGATGGGTGGCCGCGAGGCCCAGCTGGACCTGGCCCAGGTCCTCGGCAAGCGTATCCAGCTGCTGGGGTCGACCCTGCGCAGCCGCGGCGAGCAGTTCAAGGCCGACCTGTTCAGCGACCTCAGCCAGCAGGTCTGGCCACTGTTCGCCGAAGGGCGCCTGAGCCCGCAACTGGCCAGGACCTTCCCGATCGCCGACGCCGAGGCGGCCTTCGCCGAGCTGGCGGGTAATCAGGTGTCGGGCAAGCTGGTGCTGGTGATCGACGAGACGCTGGTGTGA
- a CDS encoding carboxy terminal-processing peptidase encodes MKHLFPSTALALFIGLGLLPMSTNTFAANSWDKLQPDRDEVIASLNVVELLKRHHYSKPPLDDARSAIIYDSYLKLLDPSRSYFMASDIAEFDKWKTQFDDFLKSGDLNAGFTIYKRYLDRVKARLDFALAELGKGVDKLDFTTKETLLIDRKDAPWLKTTAELDDLWRKRVKDEVLRMKIAGKEPKQIQETLTKRYKNQLARLDQTRAEDIFQAYINTFAMSYDPHTNYLSPDNAENFDINMSLSLEGIGAVLQSDNDQVKVVRLVPAGPADKTKQVAPADKIIGVAQGDKEMVDVVGWRLDEVVKLIRGPKGSVVRLEVIPASNAPNDQTSKIVSITREAVKLEEQAAKKSILNLKQDGKDYKLGVIEIPAFYLDFKAFRAGDPDYKSTTRDVKKLLTELQKDKVDGVVIDLRNNGGGSLQEATELTSLFIDKGPTVLVRNADGRVDVLEDENPGAFYKGPMALLVNRLSASASEIFAGAMQDYHRALIIGGQTFGKGTVQTIQPLNHGELKLTLAKFYRVSGQSTQHQGVLPDIDYPSIIDTKEIGESALPEAMPWDTIRPAIKPAVDPFKPFLTQLKSEHDARSAKDAEFVFIRDKLALAKKLMAEKTVSLNEAERRAQHADIEAKQLALENIRRKAKGEEPLKELKKEDEDAIAAADPDKTKPEDDAYLSETGRILLDYLKLNTAVAKH; translated from the coding sequence ATGAAGCATTTGTTCCCCAGCACCGCCCTCGCTCTTTTCATTGGTCTTGGCCTGCTGCCGATGTCGACCAATACGTTCGCAGCCAATAGCTGGGACAAACTTCAGCCCGATCGCGACGAGGTGATTGCCAGCCTCAATGTCGTCGAATTGCTCAAGCGCCATCATTACAGCAAGCCCCCCCTGGACGACGCGCGTTCGGCGATCATCTACGACAGCTACCTGAAGCTGCTGGACCCGTCGCGCAGCTACTTCATGGCCAGCGATATCGCTGAGTTCGACAAGTGGAAAACCCAGTTCGACGACTTCCTGAAAAGCGGTGACCTCAACGCCGGCTTCACCATCTACAAGCGCTACCTGGACCGCGTCAAGGCGCGCCTGGACTTCGCCCTGGCCGAACTGGGCAAAGGCGTCGACAAGCTGGACTTCACCACCAAGGAAACCTTGCTGATCGATCGCAAGGACGCGCCGTGGCTCAAGACCACCGCGGAGCTCGACGACCTGTGGCGCAAGCGTGTGAAGGACGAAGTCCTGCGCATGAAGATCGCCGGCAAGGAACCCAAGCAGATCCAGGAAACCCTAACCAAGCGCTACAAGAACCAGCTGGCGCGCCTGGACCAGACCCGCGCCGAAGACATCTTCCAGGCGTACATCAACACCTTCGCCATGTCCTACGACCCGCACACCAACTATCTGTCACCGGATAACGCGGAGAACTTCGACATCAACATGAGCCTGTCGCTGGAAGGCATCGGCGCCGTGCTGCAAAGCGACAACGACCAGGTCAAGGTGGTGCGCCTGGTACCGGCCGGCCCGGCGGACAAGACCAAGCAGGTGGCCCCGGCGGATAAGATCATCGGCGTGGCCCAGGGCGACAAGGAAATGGTCGACGTGGTCGGCTGGCGCCTGGACGAAGTGGTCAAGCTGATCCGCGGGCCGAAAGGCTCGGTGGTGCGCCTGGAGGTCATCCCGGCCAGCAACGCGCCGAACGACCAGACCAGCAAGATCGTCTCCATCACCCGCGAAGCGGTCAAGCTGGAAGAACAGGCGGCGAAGAAGTCGATCCTCAACCTCAAGCAGGACGGCAAGGACTACAAGCTCGGGGTCATCGAAATCCCGGCGTTCTACCTCGACTTCAAGGCCTTCCGTGCCGGCGATCCGGACTACAAGAGCACCACCCGCGACGTGAAGAAGCTGCTCACCGAGCTGCAGAAAGACAAGGTCGACGGCGTGGTCATCGACCTGCGCAACAACGGCGGCGGCTCCCTGCAGGAAGCCACCGAGCTGACCAGCCTGTTCATCGACAAGGGCCCGACCGTGCTGGTGCGCAACGCCGACGGCCGGGTCGATGTGCTCGAAGACGAAAACCCCGGCGCCTTCTACAAGGGGCCGATGGCCTTGCTGGTCAACCGCCTCTCGGCTTCGGCCTCGGAGATTTTCGCCGGTGCGATGCAGGACTATCACCGCGCGCTGATCATCGGCGGCCAGACCTTCGGCAAAGGCACCGTGCAGACCATCCAGCCGCTCAACCATGGCGAGCTGAAACTGACCCTGGCCAAGTTCTACCGGGTTTCCGGGCAGAGCACCCAGCACCAGGGCGTGCTGCCGGACATCGATTACCCGTCGATCATCGACACCAAGGAAATCGGCGAAAGCGCCCTGCCCGAGGCCATGCCGTGGGACACCATCCGCCCGGCCATCAAGCCGGCGGTGGATCCGTTCAAGCCGTTCCTCACCCAACTGAAATCCGAGCATGACGCACGCTCGGCCAAGGACGCCGAGTTCGTCTTCATCCGCGACAAGCTGGCCCTGGCCAAGAAGCTGATGGCCGAGAAAACCGTCAGCCTCAACGAGGCGGAACGTCGGGCGCAGCATGCCGATATCGAGGCCAAGCAACTGGCGCTGGAAAACATCCGCCGCAAGGCCAAGGGTGAAGAACCGCTCAAGGAACTGAAGAAAGAAGACGAGGACGCCATCGCGGCCGCCGACCCGGACAAGACCAAGCCGGAAGACGACGCCTACCTGAGCGAGACCGGGCGGATTCTCCTCGACTACCTGAAGCTCAATACCGCGGTAGCCAAGCACTGA
- a CDS encoding bifunctional diguanylate cyclase/phosphodiesterase — MTTTEQLSALTSILAQSGLHSLFQPIICLSERRILGYEALSRGPSNSPLHSPVALFAVARQVGRLSELEIACRQSACKHFSAQQLPGKLFLNVSPESLLEATHQPGRTLQLLQDFGIPPSQVVIELTEQTPIDDFQLLQNALHHYRDMGFSIALDDLGAGYSSLRLWSELRPDYVKIDRHFIDGIHQDALKREFVGSILQIAKASRAQVIAEGIERVEELAVLTEMGVDLLQGYLLCRPQEHPPRDGRHLLPKRESSTAPLNDEGSDLSALLNEQPAVARNVPTATVLEAFRRQANLNSLAVLDEQGQPCGIVHRHSLSDALLKPFATDLFARKPISRLMSDDFLAVELSQSLQQVSRLITSRARQRIEEDFIITLNGGYLGLGRVIDVLKLITELKIQQARYANPLTLLPGNVPIQQCLTHLLQQGRESLICYVDIDSFKPFNDIYGYGRGDEVLLCLAQCLNDRVDPSRDFVGHIGGDDFLLVLGPEDWQRRLNQLLDDFHSQCRRFYRSEHLEAGCFIAPNRQGLRQEFALLSLSIGVVHLYPQACGQLDASQLAELASQAKHHAKNVPGYSIHVIDSREAAGGFTADADLPRSTDSTAPV, encoded by the coding sequence ATGACCACGACCGAACAGCTGAGTGCCTTGACTTCAATCCTGGCTCAAAGCGGTTTGCACAGTCTGTTCCAGCCGATCATCTGCCTCTCCGAACGCCGGATTCTCGGCTATGAAGCCCTCAGCCGCGGCCCGTCCAACAGTCCGCTGCACTCCCCGGTCGCGCTGTTTGCCGTGGCTCGCCAGGTCGGGCGCCTCAGCGAACTGGAAATCGCTTGCCGCCAGAGCGCCTGCAAACATTTCAGCGCGCAGCAGTTGCCCGGCAAGCTGTTCCTCAACGTATCCCCGGAATCGCTGCTGGAAGCCACCCACCAGCCGGGACGCACCCTGCAACTCTTGCAAGACTTCGGTATTCCGCCGAGCCAGGTGGTGATCGAGCTCACCGAGCAGACGCCGATCGATGATTTCCAGCTGCTGCAGAACGCGCTGCACCATTATCGCGACATGGGTTTCTCGATCGCCCTGGACGACCTCGGCGCCGGTTATTCGAGCCTGCGCCTGTGGTCCGAACTGCGCCCGGACTATGTGAAGATCGACCGGCACTTCATCGATGGCATTCATCAGGATGCCCTCAAGCGCGAATTCGTCGGCTCCATCCTGCAAATCGCCAAGGCATCCCGCGCCCAGGTGATTGCCGAGGGTATCGAAAGGGTCGAGGAACTGGCGGTGCTCACGGAAATGGGCGTCGACCTGCTCCAGGGCTATCTGCTCTGCCGGCCTCAGGAACATCCGCCGCGGGACGGGCGCCACCTGCTGCCCAAGCGTGAAAGCAGCACCGCGCCGCTCAATGACGAAGGCAGCGACCTCAGCGCCCTGCTCAACGAACAGCCGGCCGTCGCGCGTAACGTGCCGACCGCCACCGTGCTGGAAGCCTTCCGCCGCCAGGCCAATCTCAACTCACTGGCGGTACTCGACGAACAGGGCCAGCCTTGCGGCATCGTGCATCGTCATTCGCTGTCCGATGCCCTGCTCAAGCCTTTCGCCACCGACCTGTTTGCCCGCAAGCCCATCAGCCGCCTGATGAGCGATGACTTCCTGGCGGTGGAGCTCAGCCAGTCGCTGCAACAGGTCAGCCGCCTGATCACCAGCCGCGCCCGACAACGGATCGAAGAGGATTTCATCATCACCCTCAATGGCGGCTACCTGGGCCTGGGCCGGGTGATCGATGTGCTCAAGCTGATTACCGAACTGAAGATCCAGCAGGCCCGCTATGCCAATCCGCTGACCCTGCTGCCGGGCAATGTACCGATCCAGCAGTGCCTGACTCATCTGCTGCAACAAGGACGGGAATCGCTGATCTGCTACGTGGACATCGACAGCTTCAAGCCCTTCAACGATATCTATGGCTACGGGCGGGGCGATGAAGTGCTGTTGTGCCTGGCGCAATGCCTGAACGACCGGGTGGACCCGAGCCGCGATTTCGTCGGCCATATCGGCGGCGACGATTTTCTCCTGGTACTGGGCCCCGAAGACTGGCAACGGCGCCTGAACCAGTTGCTGGACGACTTCCATAGCCAGTGCCGGCGCTTCTACCGCAGCGAACACCTGGAAGCCGGCTGCTTCATTGCTCCCAACCGCCAGGGCCTCCGCCAGGAGTTCGCCTTGCTGTCACTGTCCATTGGCGTGGTGCACCTGTATCCACAGGCCTGTGGCCAGCTCGACGCCAGCCAGTTGGCCGAACTGGCCTCGCAAGCCAAGCACCACGCCAAGAACGTGCCGGGCTACAGCATTCACGTGATCGACAGCCGCGAGGCGGCAGGCGGTTTTACCGCTGATGCGGATCTGCCGCGCTCGACTGATTCAACTGCGCCAGTTTGA